One Novipirellula galeiformis DNA segment encodes these proteins:
- a CDS encoding vWA domain-containing protein: MTNPNSSSNSRDGLSRPAKLSENMEAVDAWDEEELEEESFFSASETTAFAGSMLVHLIIILSLALVPLVVPVDEEAVVLVSPPAETEIEKVEMIDDVTYSDLPQTEVGANSSADAAMAEASAEMFAEISEIPNPVDLEPTDLGQIMVNKMFTTAVAPLDRLKNQKGKVGQSTQGAAGAVDRITFEILQALEDRPTLVVWLFDQSGSLHRQRQEIRDRFQRIYSELGIAKESEAIGFRRKTNDIPLLTSVIGFGQTVTLFTEEPVEDLEEIKSIVQNIPVDTSGEERVFSAISSATDRYKTLRRSRGPNGPQRNVLFVVVTDERGDDANMLEQSIASCRKWAIPVYVIGVPAPFGREHTLVKYVDPDPEYDQTPQWAQVDQGPETFYLEQVQVGFTADFKEEPVIDSGFGPYALTRLCYETGGIYFSIHPNRNVSRQVRSKEIDAFASDMKYFFDPNAMARYRPDYLSPQDYVSKVKASPLRQALVQAAQMRPAQGLSRPQTRFIKRSDPQLVGDLTKAQQDAAKLEPTLIQLATMLEPGMKARDSEESLRWKAGFDLAMGRVLAQKVRTETYNAMLAKGKRGMPFEKEKNNTWILEPNEEISVGSKWEREAELAKELLAGVSRDHKGTPWALLADQELAVPIGWKWKEDFTDLTPRTPGAGGGNNNNPPPQDDQKRMLKKAPSRPIPKL, translated from the coding sequence ATGACGAATCCAAACTCTTCTAGCAATTCGCGTGACGGTCTGTCCCGGCCAGCTAAACTTTCCGAAAACATGGAAGCGGTGGATGCCTGGGATGAGGAGGAATTGGAGGAGGAGTCGTTCTTCTCGGCGAGCGAGACTACGGCGTTCGCGGGCAGCATGCTGGTCCACTTGATTATCATTTTGTCCTTAGCGTTGGTTCCTTTGGTGGTGCCTGTGGATGAAGAGGCGGTGGTTTTGGTTTCGCCTCCAGCGGAGACTGAAATTGAAAAAGTCGAGATGATCGACGACGTCACTTATAGCGACCTGCCCCAAACCGAGGTCGGTGCGAACAGTTCTGCTGACGCCGCGATGGCCGAAGCATCGGCGGAGATGTTTGCTGAGATCTCCGAGATTCCCAATCCAGTGGATTTGGAGCCAACGGATTTAGGCCAGATCATGGTCAATAAAATGTTTACCACAGCGGTCGCGCCGCTGGACCGACTGAAGAATCAAAAGGGGAAAGTGGGGCAAAGCACGCAAGGGGCTGCGGGGGCCGTTGACCGCATCACATTTGAAATCTTGCAAGCGCTCGAGGATCGCCCGACGTTGGTGGTTTGGTTATTTGACCAAAGTGGTTCACTTCATCGTCAACGCCAAGAGATTCGTGACCGGTTTCAGCGCATCTACAGCGAACTTGGAATTGCCAAAGAGAGCGAAGCAATTGGTTTTCGTCGAAAAACCAACGACATCCCGTTGTTGACCTCGGTCATCGGCTTTGGCCAAACCGTCACCCTGTTTACCGAAGAACCGGTCGAAGATCTCGAAGAGATCAAGTCGATCGTGCAAAACATTCCTGTCGACACTTCTGGCGAAGAACGGGTCTTTTCTGCCATTTCCTCTGCTACGGATCGTTACAAGACATTGAGGCGGAGTCGCGGTCCCAATGGTCCTCAGCGAAACGTGTTGTTTGTGGTGGTGACCGACGAGCGAGGGGATGATGCCAACATGCTTGAACAATCGATCGCGTCGTGTCGCAAGTGGGCCATTCCGGTTTACGTGATTGGCGTCCCCGCACCGTTCGGTCGCGAGCATACGTTGGTGAAGTATGTTGACCCAGATCCCGAGTACGATCAAACACCTCAATGGGCTCAAGTCGATCAAGGTCCCGAAACGTTTTATCTGGAACAGGTGCAAGTCGGCTTTACCGCTGATTTCAAAGAAGAACCGGTGATTGATAGCGGATTTGGCCCCTATGCTTTAACTCGGCTTTGTTATGAAACAGGCGGCATTTATTTTTCCATCCATCCCAATCGTAATGTCAGCCGACAAGTGCGTTCGAAGGAGATCGATGCCTTCGCTTCGGACATGAAGTACTTTTTTGATCCCAACGCGATGGCGCGATATCGCCCTGATTATTTGTCACCGCAGGATTATGTCAGCAAGGTCAAGGCGAGTCCGCTGCGACAAGCGCTTGTGCAAGCGGCACAGATGCGACCCGCCCAAGGTCTCTCTCGCCCGCAAACCCGATTCATTAAACGCAGTGATCCCCAATTGGTGGGTGATTTGACCAAAGCACAACAGGATGCGGCAAAGTTAGAGCCGACCTTGATTCAATTGGCAACGATGCTCGAACCCGGTATGAAAGCGCGTGACAGCGAAGAGAGCCTGCGTTGGAAGGCGGGCTTCGATTTAGCGATGGGCCGTGTGCTGGCGCAAAAGGTGCGTACCGAAACCTACAACGCCATGCTCGCCAAAGGTAAACGTGGTATGCCGTTCGAAAAAGAGAAAAATAACACTTGGATACTCGAACCTAACGAAGAGATCTCGGTGGGCAGTAAATGGGAACGCGAAGCCGAGCTGGCCAAAGAGTTGCTCGCAGGGGTCTCCCGCGACCATAAAGGAACGCCTTGGGCGCTGCTCGCTGATCAAGAGTTGGCGGTTCCGATCGGCTGGAAATGGAAAGAAGACTTCACCGATCTGACTCCACGCACACCAGGGGCTGGAGGAGGGAACAACAATAACCCGCCACCTCAAGATGACCAAAAGCGAATGCTCAAGAAAGCTCCCTCGCGTCCAATTCCAAAGTTGTAA
- a CDS encoding metallophosphoesterase family protein has protein sequence MSERLIAIGDIHGCKVALERLLKEIAPTSNDVVVTLGDYIDRGPDSRGVIDTLIKLRQQTQLIGLVGNHEEMMLDVVRGEHPPHAWLKHGGVETLDSYGFDGSLDFLPQSHQEFFDSLGDYFEYGDYFFTHAAYDPDTPLEHQPTEMLRWYTLNDGYPAPHLSGKTAVVGHTAMRDGEILDLGYLLDIDTFCYGGGWLTAIDLYSRQLWQVSQDGLLRGVDEPS, from the coding sequence TTGTCTGAGCGGCTAATCGCGATCGGGGATATTCACGGATGCAAAGTTGCTCTAGAGCGATTACTTAAAGAGATTGCGCCGACCTCAAACGACGTCGTGGTCACTTTGGGAGATTACATTGACCGCGGCCCCGATTCGCGCGGCGTGATCGACACCCTGATCAAGCTACGCCAACAGACGCAATTGATCGGATTGGTGGGAAATCACGAGGAAATGATGCTCGACGTCGTGCGTGGCGAACATCCCCCGCATGCCTGGCTGAAGCACGGTGGAGTTGAGACGCTTGATAGCTACGGCTTCGACGGCAGCCTGGACTTTCTTCCCCAAAGCCACCAAGAGTTCTTTGACTCGCTAGGGGATTATTTCGAGTACGGAGACTACTTCTTTACTCACGCCGCTTACGATCCCGACACACCGCTGGAACATCAACCGACCGAAATGTTGCGTTGGTACACGCTCAACGACGGCTACCCGGCGCCCCATCTCAGCGGCAAGACGGCGGTCGTCGGCCATACCGCGATGCGGGATGGCGAGATCCTCGACCTCGGATATTTGTTGGACATCGATACGTTCTGCTATGGCGGCGGATGGTTAACGGCGATCGATCTCTACAGCCGCCAATTGTGGCAGGTCTCGCAAGATGGCCTTCTTCGCGGCGTTGACGAGCCGTCTTAG
- the trxA gene encoding thioredoxin, which yields MASDAVKEFTDENFDSEVLQSDSPVLVDFWAPWCGPCRQIAPMIDELASENPAVKIGKINIDDNPGIAQKFGISSIPTLLVFKGGEVSESFVGVRPKAALQEALDASNA from the coding sequence ATGGCATCTGATGCTGTAAAAGAATTTACTGATGAGAACTTCGATAGCGAAGTGCTGCAATCAGACTCCCCCGTGCTCGTTGACTTTTGGGCACCCTGGTGCGGTCCATGCCGTCAGATCGCTCCCATGATTGACGAATTGGCCAGTGAGAACCCAGCGGTCAAAATCGGCAAAATCAACATCGACGACAATCCTGGGATTGCGCAGAAGTTTGGAATCAGCAGCATTCCAACGTTGTTGGTCTTCAAGGGTGGAGAAGTTTCAGAAAGTTTTGTGGGCGTTCGCCCCAAGGCAGCTCTCCAAGAAGCTCTCGATGCTTCTAACGCGTAA
- a CDS encoding NUDIX hydrolase has product MFFNTDLGSYLSERLSGPSISGPSSAVNESGKSDSLAAMFPGLAYGRHRGPARRGCRQAAVAISLYQDTQQRWLIPLTRRPMTLKHHGGQICLPGGRLEAGESANVAALREFEEELGIRPQVQRCCGGLHPQYVYVSDNAVQPMVYIIDRPPSPWLPDPVEVEDVILLPLEELLRPSRRGVFRMNKRVHFTQANPHPANESGFDTLEFNAPAFEYGGNRIWGATAMILDELARILLPLRAG; this is encoded by the coding sequence ATGTTCTTTAATACCGATCTCGGTAGCTATCTTTCGGAGCGACTCTCGGGGCCTTCCATCTCGGGTCCCTCTTCGGCGGTGAATGAAAGCGGCAAGTCCGATTCGCTCGCGGCGATGTTTCCCGGACTTGCCTATGGTCGGCATCGAGGGCCAGCGCGTCGAGGATGCCGGCAAGCAGCGGTTGCCATCTCGCTCTATCAAGACACGCAACAACGTTGGCTGATTCCATTGACGCGGCGTCCGATGACGTTGAAGCATCACGGCGGGCAAATCTGTTTACCCGGGGGGCGATTGGAAGCGGGGGAGTCCGCTAACGTTGCAGCGCTACGCGAATTCGAAGAGGAATTAGGAATTCGTCCCCAAGTCCAACGTTGTTGTGGCGGACTGCACCCACAATATGTCTATGTTAGTGATAACGCAGTCCAACCGATGGTGTATATCATCGATCGTCCACCATCCCCTTGGCTGCCCGATCCCGTTGAAGTTGAGGATGTTATCCTGTTGCCGCTCGAAGAGTTGTTGCGACCGAGTCGACGGGGAGTCTTTCGGATGAACAAGCGAGTCCATTTTACGCAAGCCAACCCCCACCCAGCGAACGAGTCGGGTTTTGATACCTTGGAATTTAACGCTCCCGCATTTGAGTATGGGGGAAATCGGATTTGGGGAGCTACCGCGATGATACTGGACGAATTGGCTCGGATATTGCTACCGCTGAGAGCGGGTTAA
- a CDS encoding c-type cytochrome domain-containing protein: MTRFTITTLFVLLACGVSTAADEKSTPEVKKVTFDDDVKPIFRQHCASCHNQGEKKGGFALDTYTALIEGGGSGEVVYDDGDPSGSRLWQLINHDDTPVMPPNQDKLPAAQLAIIQAWIEGGILENSGSKAKAKKKNTLAFVAGSAGKPEGPAAMPESIPQRVPVVTERASAITAIAASPWAPLVAIAGQKQIALYHSETSELLGILPFAEGIAQSLRFSRDGSFLIAGGGEHSLQGIAAIYDVKTGERVATVGDELDVVFDADVNTSMSRVAMGGPQKMLRIYDATDGELLFDLKKHTDWIYTVAYSPDGVLIASGDRSAGLSLWEADTGRLYMDLNDHKGAINGVAWRDDSNVVASASDDGTVKVWDVNQGKAIKSINAHGGGVTDVAFDHQGRLVTAGKDKRVKLWDANGTLIREFQPVAEYVMQAAISHDGSRVIYGDWDGQVFSALSEKPEEKQSLAANPPPAAERAKVVEQQLVAMQQTLQPIKAELDAAMNAVAAAQKPIDELNAKIAAAKAEAEKSKVAADAATKKTAELDGQLPTLVNVSRDKHDAVIAVRVQANGDVAKLEAIAAAEQDLASHLTQLVNVRRERIATHNSVATHQQAAAAKTAEAAELEKMLPALQEALLKAQQAAEAMKQKHDGVATQLAAVQSKLDRLMAAVN, translated from the coding sequence ATGACTCGATTCACCATTACCACTTTGTTCGTGTTGTTGGCCTGCGGTGTTAGCACCGCCGCGGACGAGAAGTCGACACCCGAGGTCAAGAAGGTTACGTTTGACGACGATGTCAAACCGATCTTTCGCCAGCATTGTGCAAGCTGCCACAACCAAGGTGAAAAGAAAGGGGGGTTCGCCCTCGATACCTACACCGCCTTGATCGAAGGTGGCGGTAGTGGTGAAGTCGTCTACGATGATGGCGATCCTTCGGGGAGCCGTTTGTGGCAATTGATCAATCATGACGACACCCCAGTGATGCCGCCGAATCAAGATAAATTGCCCGCCGCACAATTGGCCATCATTCAAGCTTGGATCGAAGGGGGGATTCTGGAGAACTCCGGTTCCAAGGCGAAGGCCAAAAAGAAAAACACGCTCGCCTTCGTTGCGGGCAGTGCTGGGAAACCCGAAGGTCCTGCAGCGATGCCGGAATCGATTCCGCAGCGGGTTCCGGTTGTCACCGAACGCGCCTCCGCGATCACCGCAATTGCAGCAAGCCCATGGGCCCCTTTGGTCGCCATCGCGGGGCAAAAGCAAATTGCGTTGTACCACAGCGAAACATCAGAGTTGCTGGGCATTTTGCCGTTTGCAGAAGGGATTGCTCAATCACTGCGTTTCAGCCGTGATGGCAGTTTCTTGATTGCTGGTGGTGGAGAGCACTCTTTGCAGGGGATCGCGGCAATTTACGATGTGAAGACTGGCGAACGCGTCGCGACCGTCGGCGATGAATTGGATGTGGTGTTTGATGCTGACGTCAACACAAGCATGTCGCGCGTTGCGATGGGCGGTCCGCAGAAAATGTTGCGTATTTACGACGCCACCGACGGCGAGTTGCTGTTCGATCTGAAGAAACACACCGATTGGATTTACACTGTAGCGTACAGCCCCGATGGAGTCTTGATTGCATCCGGAGACCGTTCGGCCGGGCTCAGTTTATGGGAAGCCGATACCGGACGCTTGTATATGGATTTGAACGATCACAAAGGAGCCATCAACGGGGTTGCGTGGCGCGATGACTCTAATGTCGTCGCCAGCGCTAGCGATGATGGAACCGTCAAGGTTTGGGACGTCAACCAAGGCAAAGCAATCAAATCCATCAATGCTCATGGCGGCGGAGTCACCGATGTTGCATTCGACCACCAAGGCCGCTTGGTGACGGCGGGCAAAGACAAACGAGTCAAACTGTGGGATGCAAACGGGACGCTGATTCGCGAGTTTCAACCGGTGGCCGAGTACGTAATGCAAGCTGCAATCTCTCACGATGGCAGCCGCGTTATCTACGGCGATTGGGACGGCCAAGTGTTTAGTGCTCTGAGTGAAAAACCCGAAGAGAAGCAGTCCTTGGCAGCCAACCCGCCGCCCGCCGCCGAACGCGCCAAAGTAGTGGAGCAACAATTGGTGGCGATGCAACAAACACTGCAGCCGATTAAGGCTGAATTGGATGCGGCGATGAATGCCGTCGCGGCGGCGCAAAAGCCGATCGATGAACTCAATGCCAAGATCGCTGCCGCGAAAGCGGAAGCCGAGAAGTCGAAAGTCGCAGCGGATGCCGCGACCAAGAAGACGGCGGAGTTGGATGGACAATTGCCGACGCTGGTCAATGTCTCGCGTGATAAACACGACGCCGTGATCGCAGTCCGAGTGCAAGCCAACGGCGATGTCGCCAAGTTGGAAGCAATTGCCGCTGCGGAACAAGATCTCGCCAGCCACTTGACCCAGTTGGTGAACGTGCGACGCGAGCGGATCGCGACGCATAACTCGGTTGCAACCCATCAACAGGCTGCGGCAGCTAAGACCGCCGAAGCAGCGGAGCTGGAGAAAATGTTGCCCGCACTGCAGGAAGCATTGCTCAAGGCCCAGCAAGCCGCCGAGGCAATGAAGCAAAAGCATGATGGGGTGGCAACGCAATTGGCCGCAGTGCAATCAAAGTTGGATCGACTGATGGCGGCCGTGAATTAG
- a CDS encoding DUF1549 and DUF1553 domain-containing protein produces the protein MNFPFQRHLERLAFAVIVSTVTALPAVAAAPESATPPANAAKKPEIAVYPPEIKLGSARDFQSFVAVLRRDDGITEDASERMEWVIADESKVRRDGFMLYPVADGNTELVGSYAGTEVRVPVVVTGASTKPEISFEKDIMPVLTRSGCNTGSCHGAARGKDGFRVSLFGFDPDGDYYRITREIGFRRINLAVPEESLFLKKAVGSVPHTGGKLFDTDSDYYATILEWLQKGAKADAADAKPPAVESLAIYPPQAVIEGEGTQQRFVAVATYSDGTTRDVTRLAAFTSNNASTASIDPMGIVTAGQRGEAFVMARFITETVGSQVLALPTELQYTAPKIEGEYIDQLVGKKLQQLRILPSGRCSDEEFLRRVTIDITGLLPTEEEYNQFVADAAPNKRAELIDRLLERKEFSEIWAMKFAQLLMIKSSNTVSYKSAFLYANWLTDKFARNVPIDQMVRELLTSTGGTFTSPETNFYEIERDTLKTAENVAQVFMGIRTQCAQCHNHPFDRWTMNDYYGFASFFSQVGRKQAEDYRERVVFNRFGGEVNHLVTGKPVPPKFLGGEAPDTKGKDRREVVANWLTSPENPFFARSISNRIWAHFMGVGLVDQVDDIRISNPPSNPELFDTLGDKLVEYKFDLRSLVRDICNSEAYQRSSLSNETNAHDSRNYAYAVVRRIGAESLLDCLCQVTEAPEKYRGLPLGASAVQIADGATSTYFLDAFGRSPRATACDCEATTSPSLSQALHLLNGSSVTNKIEQGKVIQKWVNDEKLSKEQVIDRIYIRSLARKPTPEEQEKLLATIPAEGDMTAALADVFWAVLNSREFAFNH, from the coding sequence ATGAACTTTCCATTTCAAAGACATCTAGAACGGCTCGCATTCGCTGTCATCGTTTCGACGGTCACCGCGCTGCCTGCGGTTGCGGCGGCGCCTGAGTCAGCAACTCCCCCCGCCAACGCGGCGAAAAAGCCTGAGATCGCGGTTTATCCTCCAGAGATTAAACTGGGCTCGGCACGGGACTTCCAATCCTTTGTCGCCGTGCTACGTCGCGACGATGGGATCACCGAAGACGCCAGCGAGCGAATGGAATGGGTGATTGCCGATGAATCGAAGGTGCGTCGTGACGGGTTCATGCTCTACCCGGTCGCCGATGGAAACACCGAACTGGTGGGCTCGTATGCAGGCACCGAGGTTCGTGTTCCCGTCGTGGTCACGGGGGCATCGACGAAGCCTGAGATCAGCTTTGAAAAAGACATCATGCCTGTGCTGACGCGCTCGGGCTGTAACACAGGATCCTGTCATGGTGCCGCTCGAGGCAAAGATGGGTTCCGAGTTAGCTTGTTTGGGTTCGACCCCGACGGGGATTACTATCGGATCACACGTGAGATTGGATTCCGCCGCATCAACTTGGCGGTTCCCGAAGAAAGTCTGTTTCTGAAGAAAGCGGTCGGTTCGGTTCCTCACACGGGCGGTAAATTATTTGACACCGACTCGGATTACTATGCGACCATTTTAGAGTGGTTGCAAAAGGGAGCGAAAGCCGATGCGGCCGATGCCAAACCGCCCGCAGTCGAATCGCTGGCGATCTATCCGCCGCAAGCGGTGATCGAGGGCGAGGGCACTCAGCAGCGTTTTGTTGCCGTGGCGACCTATAGCGATGGCACCACCCGAGACGTCACTCGTTTGGCCGCGTTTACTTCCAACAACGCGAGCACGGCGTCGATCGATCCGATGGGGATCGTGACCGCTGGCCAACGGGGTGAAGCCTTCGTGATGGCCCGCTTCATCACGGAAACGGTGGGCAGTCAGGTGTTGGCGCTACCGACCGAGTTGCAGTACACCGCGCCGAAGATTGAAGGCGAATACATTGATCAATTGGTTGGCAAAAAACTCCAACAGCTTCGTATCCTGCCAAGCGGTCGATGCAGCGATGAAGAATTCCTTCGCCGAGTGACGATCGACATCACCGGGTTGTTGCCGACCGAAGAAGAGTACAACCAATTTGTCGCGGACGCGGCGCCCAATAAACGCGCCGAATTGATCGATCGTTTGCTGGAACGCAAAGAGTTCAGCGAAATTTGGGCGATGAAGTTCGCACAACTGTTGATGATCAAGAGCAGCAACACCGTCAGCTACAAATCGGCCTTCTTGTACGCCAATTGGTTGACCGACAAGTTCGCACGCAACGTCCCGATCGACCAAATGGTGCGTGAATTGTTGACGAGTACCGGTGGAACGTTCACCTCGCCGGAGACCAACTTTTATGAGATCGAACGCGATACACTTAAGACGGCCGAGAATGTCGCCCAAGTGTTCATGGGCATTCGCACCCAGTGCGCCCAATGTCATAACCACCCGTTCGACCGTTGGACGATGAATGACTACTACGGCTTCGCGTCGTTTTTCTCTCAAGTGGGGCGTAAGCAGGCCGAAGATTATCGTGAACGAGTCGTCTTCAACCGCTTCGGTGGCGAAGTCAACCATCTCGTTACCGGGAAACCCGTGCCGCCAAAATTCTTGGGTGGGGAAGCTCCGGACACCAAAGGGAAGGATCGCCGGGAAGTCGTCGCCAATTGGTTGACCAGTCCCGAGAATCCCTTTTTTGCACGTTCGATTTCCAATCGCATCTGGGCTCATTTCATGGGCGTCGGTTTGGTCGATCAAGTCGATGACATTCGGATTAGTAACCCACCGAGTAACCCAGAGTTGTTTGATACGCTGGGCGATAAATTGGTCGAGTACAAGTTCGATTTGCGTTCGCTCGTTCGCGATATCTGCAACAGCGAAGCCTATCAACGAAGCAGTCTTTCCAACGAAACGAACGCTCACGACAGTCGCAACTACGCCTATGCCGTGGTGCGACGCATCGGAGCGGAAAGCTTGCTCGATTGCCTATGCCAAGTCACCGAAGCGCCCGAGAAATATCGTGGCTTGCCACTGGGAGCCTCGGCGGTCCAGATCGCTGATGGGGCAACCTCAACCTACTTCCTCGACGCCTTTGGACGGTCGCCAAGAGCAACCGCTTGCGATTGCGAAGCGACCACGTCGCCATCCCTTTCACAAGCGCTGCATTTGCTAAACGGTAGCTCGGTGACCAATAAAATTGAGCAGGGCAAGGTGATTCAAAAATGGGTCAACGACGAGAAGCTCAGCAAGGAACAAGTGATTGATCGAATCTACATTCGCTCGCTCGCTCGTAAACCGACTCCGGAGGAACAGGAAAAGTTGTTAGCGACGATTCCAGCGGAAGGCGACATGACGGCCGCGTTGGCCGATGTGTTCTGGGCCGTTCTCAATAGTCGTGAATTTGCATTCAATCACTGA
- a CDS encoding PPC domain-containing protein — protein sequence MNSRFKVNVFVPLLLTAVIASSSLAALPQVTRLSPLGVRRGEEVTVVFQGARLKDAHQVLTDVPGITILEVKPLDNAKVEVKLKADEKLAPGLYPVRLVTKSGVANLRLLGVGSMPVVQEVEPNNDFNAPQVIELNSTMEGVVEREDVDHFQVKLKAGDTLNVEIEGLRLTYSLNNQNILDPYIAILNEGRFEVASSDDSALLQQDGACSFTATEDGTYTVLVRDSSFGGSGLAHYRLHVGTFPRPVAAIPGGGVPGSTLNAKLIAQDGSVTEASVQLPSEAHDQWAVVTENEKGISPSPNWVRVNELPVVMEQEPNDDRAKAPESTVPAAFCGVIEKEGDFDCFAFPCKKGERFRVTVYARNVLRSPLDAVLNVFAPDGKTLVSSDDVGTNVDPFVEFAAAVDGVHSVRIYDHLRGGSPIHHYRIEVASAVNEFDLSLAELRRDYPETISVPIGGQVAAMVNATRRGYNGEINMELEGIPENITVSTFPMPAGRGEIPVLLTAKPDATHTATLFDIRGKGDEANAGVTGELKQMHQLVLGQNRRPMWGYETDRAAIAITDAAPFQIELVQPQTPIVRDGNKSLLVRIKKNEGFDEAVSLRTLYNPPGVAVNNSRKIDKGQTEVEIPITANGGAAVGTWPVIMVASYPTDNGTAEIATPPIMLVVEPQLFKYTFQRAAAETGTEATVAVELEVLRDLPGEAEVELVGIPNGVTSSAPIQKITKESTSVIFPITIAADAKVGNHKTMVCQSRVKVGDEVIFQTNGTGEIRIDKPLPPKKDEPAKVAEKPKPAEAKPAAPKPLSRLEQLRQMKNQ from the coding sequence GTGAATTCAAGATTCAAAGTCAACGTATTCGTTCCCCTTTTGCTCACCGCGGTGATCGCGTCTAGTTCGCTGGCGGCGCTTCCTCAAGTGACGCGATTGTCCCCGCTTGGCGTTCGTCGTGGCGAAGAGGTTACCGTCGTTTTTCAAGGTGCACGGCTCAAAGACGCACATCAAGTGCTGACCGATGTCCCCGGGATTACGATTCTCGAAGTCAAGCCGCTTGATAACGCCAAGGTCGAAGTCAAGCTGAAGGCGGATGAAAAACTCGCTCCCGGTTTGTACCCCGTTCGTTTGGTCACCAAGAGTGGGGTCGCGAACCTGAGACTTTTGGGGGTCGGTTCGATGCCCGTGGTTCAAGAGGTCGAGCCAAACAATGACTTTAATGCGCCCCAGGTGATCGAATTGAATTCGACCATGGAGGGCGTGGTCGAGCGAGAAGATGTCGATCATTTTCAAGTCAAGTTGAAGGCGGGCGATACGCTGAATGTTGAAATTGAAGGGCTGCGGTTAACGTATTCACTCAATAACCAGAATATCCTCGACCCTTACATTGCCATTTTGAATGAGGGTCGTTTTGAAGTCGCCAGCAGTGACGACTCGGCGTTGTTGCAACAAGACGGCGCGTGTTCGTTCACGGCCACCGAGGACGGCACCTACACGGTTCTAGTGCGAGATAGTTCGTTTGGTGGAAGTGGCCTCGCTCACTACCGATTGCATGTGGGAACTTTCCCCAGACCTGTCGCTGCGATTCCCGGCGGCGGGGTTCCCGGTTCAACGCTGAATGCCAAATTGATTGCCCAGGATGGCAGCGTTACGGAGGCGTCGGTTCAACTGCCTAGCGAAGCTCATGATCAATGGGCGGTTGTCACCGAAAACGAAAAAGGAATCTCTCCGTCGCCCAACTGGGTGCGAGTGAACGAGTTGCCGGTGGTGATGGAGCAAGAGCCCAATGACGACCGTGCCAAGGCGCCTGAGTCGACCGTTCCTGCGGCGTTTTGTGGCGTCATTGAAAAGGAAGGCGATTTCGATTGCTTTGCCTTCCCCTGTAAAAAGGGGGAGCGTTTTCGCGTCACCGTTTACGCTCGGAACGTGCTGCGTTCGCCTTTGGACGCGGTCTTGAACGTGTTCGCTCCCGACGGCAAGACATTGGTGTCGTCGGATGATGTGGGCACAAATGTTGACCCGTTTGTCGAGTTCGCTGCGGCCGTCGATGGGGTTCATAGCGTTCGGATTTATGATCATCTGCGTGGCGGTAGCCCGATTCATCATTATCGAATCGAAGTTGCCTCGGCCGTCAATGAGTTTGATTTGTCGCTTGCCGAACTACGCCGCGATTATCCTGAAACGATCTCGGTTCCCATCGGGGGCCAAGTTGCTGCGATGGTCAACGCGACCCGACGTGGCTACAACGGTGAAATCAACATGGAGTTGGAAGGAATTCCCGAAAACATCACGGTGAGCACGTTTCCAATGCCTGCCGGGCGTGGAGAGATTCCGGTGTTGTTGACGGCCAAGCCGGACGCGACTCATACCGCCACCCTGTTTGATATCCGTGGCAAAGGCGATGAAGCAAACGCTGGCGTTACCGGGGAACTCAAGCAGATGCACCAGCTTGTGCTCGGCCAAAACCGACGGCCAATGTGGGGCTATGAAACCGATCGAGCCGCGATCGCGATTACCGATGCGGCTCCCTTCCAAATTGAATTAGTACAACCGCAGACCCCGATCGTTCGCGACGGAAACAAAAGCCTGCTCGTGCGGATCAAAAAGAATGAAGGGTTCGACGAGGCGGTCTCGCTTCGCACGCTCTATAACCCTCCTGGGGTTGCGGTCAACAATAGCCGCAAAATCGATAAAGGCCAAACCGAAGTCGAGATTCCGATCACGGCAAACGGCGGCGCTGCGGTAGGAACCTGGCCCGTGATTATGGTGGCAAGTTACCCGACCGATAACGGCACCGCGGAAATTGCCACGCCTCCAATCATGTTGGTCGTTGAACCGCAGTTGTTTAAATACACCTTCCAACGTGCGGCTGCGGAAACGGGCACCGAAGCCACCGTCGCGGTCGAATTGGAAGTCCTGCGGGATCTTCCAGGTGAAGCCGAGGTGGAGCTTGTCGGCATCCCCAACGGGGTAACCAGCTCCGCTCCGATCCAGAAAATTACCAAGGAATCGACCAGCGTCATTTTCCCCATCACGATCGCTGCGGATGCAAAGGTGGGCAACCACAAAACCATGGTTTGCCAATCGCGAGTCAAAGTCGGGGATGAGGTCATATTTCAAACCAACGGCACGGGCGAAATTCGTATCGACAAACCTTTGCCACCCAAGAAGGACGAGCCGGCTAAGGTGGCCGAGAAGCCTAAGCCAGCGGAAGCCAAACCCGCCGCGCCGAAGCCGCTCAGCCGGCTTGAGCAACTTCGCCAGATGAAGAATCAGTAA